In a genomic window of Oncorhynchus keta strain PuntledgeMale-10-30-2019 chromosome 28, Oket_V2, whole genome shotgun sequence:
- the LOC118361688 gene encoding lipocalin-like: MISRTHRSVTMMLRMLGVLLCAALVACIDVVPQKDFNLEKMAGRWWIVGFATNAHWFVSHKADMKMGTSVMLPTAGGDLDLTYTNLNADGTCWRMTHLAKKTDIPGRFTFTSQRWNNENDMRVVAVQYDDFALIHTIKTKNGVPEVLNKLYSRTPEVSTALQQKFMQFSLDTGIISDNIAILPKNGECTEA, encoded by the exons ATGATCAGTCGCACACACCGATCTGTAACCATGATGCTGAGGATGCTGGGTGTTCTGCTGTGCGCTGCGCTGGTCGCCTGCATCGACGTCGTGCCCCAGAAAGACTTCAACCTGGAGaag ATGGCTGGTAGGTGGTGGATTGTGGGCTTTGCCACCAATGCCCATTGGTTTGTGAGCCATAAGGCTGACATGAAGATGGGCACTTCCGTGATGCTGCCCACCGCCGGAGGAGACCTAGACCTCACCTACACCAACCTgaa cgCTGATGGTACTTGCTGGAGGATGACACATCTTGCCAAGAAGACTGACATCCCAGGCCGCTTCACCTTCACCAGCCAGC gtTGGAACAATGAAAATGACATGCGTGTAGTGGCTGTCCAGTATGATGACTTTGCTCTGATCCACACCATCAAGACCAAAAACGGAGTACCTGAGGTGCTCAATAAGCTATACa GTCGCACTCCAGAGGTGAGCACAGCACTGCAGCAGAAGTTCATGCAGTTCTCTCTGGATACAGGAATCATCTCCGACAACATCGCTATCCTGCCCAAGAATG GTGAATGTACCGAGGCATAA